One Dermatophagoides farinae isolate YC_2012a chromosome 1, ASM2471394v1, whole genome shotgun sequence genomic region harbors:
- the LOC124492187 gene encoding ubiquitin-conjugating enzyme E2-17 kDa, with protein sequence MALKRIRKELEDLKRDPPAQCSAGPVGEDPFHWQATIMGPPDSPYQGGVFFLTIHFPTDYPFKPPKVSFTTRIYHPNINSNGSICLDILRSQWSPALTISKVLLSICSLLCDPNPDDPLVPEIARIYKTDRDKYNEFAREWTRKYAM encoded by the coding sequence ATGGCATTGAAGAGAATCCGTAAAGAATTGGAAGATTTGAAACGTGATCCACCGGCACAGTGTTCTGCCGGTCCAGTTGGTGAAGATCCGTTCCATTGGCAAGCGACCATAATGGGACCACCAGATAGTCCTTATCAAGGCGGAGTGTTTTTCCTGACGATACACTTTCCAACAGATTATCCGTTTAAGCCTCCAAAAGTCTCATTCACTACACGTATATATCATCCGAACATAAACAGTAATGGTTCTATATGTCTGGATATATTACGATCACAATGGTCGCCGGCATTAACAATTTCAAAAGTTTTGCTTTCAATTTGTTCACTATTATGCGATCCAAATCCCGATGATCCTTTGGTACCAGAAATTGCTCGTATCTACAAAACTGATCGCGATAAATACAATGAATTTGCACGAGAATGGACTCGAAAATATGCAATGTGA